The Rickettsiella endosymbiont of Dermanyssus gallinae genomic interval ATAAAGCTGGCGTAAAAGCAGGCACCCAAAATAAACCATAACAATTTAAAATAGCGCCAACTAATGCCGTAAGAGAAATTAACATTAAATAGGGAAATGTTACTCTTAACATCTCACTGGCTAATTGAAATCGATAAGGATCTAAACCCGGTGCAAAAAGCGTTACTAACCCTTTGCTACCTAAAATACCGGCAATACTAACCACCAATAAAATGAAACCTAATACACCAGTAATATGAGCAATAAAAGTCTCAACCTCTTTTTGAGTTTTTGTTTGCTTATACTCTGCTAAAGTGGGAATAAAAGCCGTTGAGAAAGAACCTTCTGCAAATAAACCTCGCATAAAGTTAGGGATTTTAAATGCAATATAAAAAGCATCCACCGCCGCGGTTGCACCAAACGTTCTCGCCGCAATAATATCCCGAACAAAACCTAGAATCCGCGATAGTAAAGTCATCGAGGCAACAACGGATGTTGATTTAAAGAGCGCTTTACTCATAATGCGTGCTTTCTAACCACATTTCTACAATTAATTGGGCCGAAATACTATCAATCGCCTTTTTTTGCAGGGCTTTATATCCGCCTGATGAAAATAAACGCGCGCGCGCTTCAACCGTCGTCAACCGTTCGTCTACGGTAAAAACGGGCAACTGGGTTCGTTGTTTTAAGTTTTCTGAAAAAAAACGTGCCGATTGTGTCATAGGCTGTTCTGATCCGTCCATGTTCAAAGGCATTCCTACAATGAGCGCATCAGGGGACCATGTTTTTATTAAGGTATCAATTTCTTTCCAAGGCGGCTCCCCTTTTTGTGCAATTAAACTTGTTAATGGCTGTGCCATTAAGGGTGATGTATAGCCTACTGCTACACCGATATATTTGGTGCCAAAATCAAAGCCCAAAACGGTTTTAATCACGCATGACCACCGCTATAAACCAATTTATCAATCTCTATGCCTAAACTATTGATCGCTTTTAGCCAACGCTTATTAAAAGGAACATCAAATAAAATAGCTGGATCTGCTGGTA includes:
- the ruvX gene encoding Holliday junction resolvase RuvX; translated protein: MIKTVLGFDFGTKYIGVAVGYTSPLMAQPLTSLIAQKGEPPWKEIDTLIKTWSPDALIVGMPLNMDGSEQPMTQSARFFSENLKQRTQLPVFTVDERLTTVEARARLFSSGGYKALQKKAIDSISAQLIVEMWLESTHYE